Genomic segment of Caproiciproducens sp. NJN-50:
GCATAGCCGCCGATGTAACAATTGACAGCCAAGTAACAGATTTGGCCGGCGCCGTCATAAAGGAATACGGGCGCATCGATATTTTGATAAACAATGCAGGAATCAGCAAAGAAATGCCTTTGCTCGAAATGCCTGTAGAAATATTTGATGAAATTATGACGGCAAACCTGCGCAGCGTAATGCTGGTGACAAAAGCGTTTCTTCCCGCTATGGTCCGCCAGAAATATGGAAATATTATCAATATCGGAAGCGGAGCAGCTTTGCGCGGGTTGCCGGGCAGCACAGCCTACTCCGTCAGCAAGGCAGGCGTTGTCTGCCTGACGCAGGCTCTGGGAGATGAAGTACGTCCGCTGGGAATTCGGGTCAACGTGATCTGTCCCGGTCCCGTCGATACCGAGCTATTCCAGAAATCGGCCAAACGCGAATACATTCTGAAGGCCGGCGGCGACGTGTTCCGTACTGAAACAGTGGCAAACGGAGCGCTTTTCCTGGCAAGCGATCTCAGCAAGGGCATGAACAGTCAGATTTTGACGCTGCGCGGCTTTAATCGCTGGTAATTTCCAAGCCCACTTCTAATTTGCAGGAAAGCAAAGAGCTTTCAAAAAAACAACAATTTTATTCATTGATGAAACAAACAGTCCATCAGACAATTATCTTCACATTTGTCAGGAAAGGACTCGATCTATTATGCTCAGAAAACCCAATATTTTAGTGGTGGGAAGTTTTATGACGGACCTGATCGCATCGGCGCCAAGAGTTCCGGAGCTGGGAGAAACAGTCGTAGGGACATCGTTCCAGATCGCACCCGGCGGCAAGGGCGCCAACCAGGCCGTCCAATGTGCGCGGCTTTGCGCCAACGTAACCATTGCCGGCTGTGTCGGCGATGACGCCTTCGGGAAAAAAATGCTGAATACGGTCCGTGAATCCGGCGTTGACATTTCCCATGTAAAAGTAAGCCGTGGACATTCTTCCGGTGTCGGCAACATTCAGTTGGAGGTTTCCGAGAATAGAACTCAAAACCGCATTTTGGTGGTGCCTGGCGCCAATTACGATCTGACTCCGGATGACCTGAGCTGGCTTGAAAATTCTATCGGCAGTTATGACTTGGTCATGCTGCAGTTGGAACTCACCATGGAAGTAACCAAGTTCGTGGCCGCCTGCGCCCACACGGCCGGGGTTCCCGTCATGCTGAATCCCGCGCCGGCCACACCACTGGACAGTGGGCTGCTTTCCTGCATTACCTATCTTTCGCCCAACGAGTACGAGGCGGCGTCGCTGAGCGGTCTGCCCTTGCACACGGACGGGTCCGGCATCAACCGGGAAGATTTAAACAAGGTTATCAGCAAGCTGCGTTCCAGAGGCATCAGCAACGTCATTATCACATTGGGCAACAACGGCGCCGTCAGCGCCGATGCCACCGGCATCCAGTACACCCCCTGCGTCGACTTGCTGGATGTCAAGGATCCGACTGCCGCCGGGGATTCTTTCGTCGCCGCTTTTTGCACCGGCATAACCGCGGGTCTCTCTTCCCGCGAAGCACTTGACTTTGCCAGCCATACCGCTGCCATAACGGTTTCCCGCATGGGCGCCCTGCCTTCCTTGCCCACACTGAGTGACGTTCAGGATCTGATGATAAGAAACGGTTTCGCAAAATTTGATCCCTTATTGCTAAACGCATTGAAATAGAGAACCGTTGATTTTTATAGACAGGCGCAGTTACTCGCCGCGTCCGCTAAGTTTCCAATCGGAAAGGAAGCATCGTCATGCTGAAAGAAACAAGCAAACAAGCAATTGAGCAGTTCCTTGCCTCCGCGCAAAAGGAATTTACAACATTCTGCGTTGGCCTCAGCGCCTCCTCTTACGAAAAAGCTGCTGAAATCATACTTGACGCCCAAAAAAGAGGCGGACGGATTCACATCACCGGAATCGGAAAACCCGGCCATGTATCCTCTTATATGGCTTCCCTATTCTCTTCCACCGGAAATCCCTGCTATTTTCTGGATGGAACCGAGGCTGTTCACGGTTCCTGCGGGCAGCTGGTCGCAGGAGACGTGGTAATTTGTATCTCCAACAGCGGTGAAACACCGGAAATGAAAGCCACGGCCACAGCGATCCGAAACAATGGGTGCAAGCTGATTGCCGTCACCGGGAATCCCTCCAGTTGGTTGGGAACTTTTTGCGACACTTGCCTTTCCGCCGGTGTGAACACAGAAGGAGGCCCTCTGAACCGTGCGCCGCGAAATTCTATCCTGGCGGAAACTTTAACGCTTCAGGCGCTTTCAGTTGCTCTGCAAACGGAACGTGGCTGGACGCCCGTGGAATACGTCCGCTGCCACCCTGGAGGAAAACTGGGGCAATTGCGGAAAAATGAAACTTAAGGAGCTGCTGTTAATGCTGACCGGAGATTGTATTCATCCTGAACTGATGAGGGTCCTTTCCCTGCTGGGACACGGAGACAAAGTCCTGATCGCCGACGGGAACTATCCGCTTGCCTCGAAAACGGGAGAAGCAGAAAAAGTGTGGCTGGGATTAAAGCCCGGCCTTCCCTCTACCATTGATGTATTGGAAACCCTGCAAAGCATCATCAATATTGAAAAGGCCGAAGTGATGGATCCAGGGGATGGATCCAGTCCAAAAATTTTTGACGAATTTCAAAAGCGATTGGGCAATATGGAACTTTGCAAGCTGAAGCGCTTCCCGTTCTACGACGCTTGCTGTGAACCCTCCCTTCGCTTGGCCATTTCCACGGGTGAAAAGCGCACTTTCGCCAATATTCTAATTACCGTCGGCGTCGCATAGGAAATAAGCCACGCAGATCCGCGCATCTTTCCGGACCGATACTCAGGAAATGAATTCCCGAAGTATGAATCTTAACCTTTCCTAAAAGAACCCGTCCATCGCGTCAAGCGAAGGGCGGGTCCTCTTTTATCATTTTCCGCCTCAAGGCCGGTCAGGAAAACAACTCCTTCTGGTAGGAAATCAGTTCTTTTCCAAGCACCTTTTCCGCTTCCCGGAACAGATTTTCCCGATGCATCCCCATGCCGAGAATCAAACGGTTCCGGGGGATTTTCAGCAGAACGACGTTCCTGCCGTCCTGAATTTCCGCACTGGATAAGGGAAGTCCGGTCAACGCGTCAAGGGTGCACAGCAGATCCGGAAATGTGCCGATCCTCTCCCCGTTTTTTTCCATTGTCATATACTCGTTCCAGAAAGTCAGCTCATAATCGTCCTGCCCGGTCATCACGTGGAGGGAACCCACATCGTACCCGCCGCCCATGCGCAGCATATAGCTGCGGGTCACGCCGGCACACACGGCTTCCGCGTCATATCCGTCCGCCAGAAAACTCAGGACGCCGCTCACATCGCCCGAATGCTCCAGAAAACCCCTGCCGATCTCCAGTGCCTGCGCGATGGCGCCGACCGCGGCATGCGTTTCAGCATATTGCGCAGAGACGGGGTTGCGCAGCACGCAGCACATCCCGCCGGAGGCGACCGCCGTCTGGCGGATGAGATGGGACGCGGCAGGCAGGCTTCCCCTCGCGACGGTTTCCACGTATTTTTCACCCTTGCCGCCGCAGGCGGACTGTACCGTCACATAATCCGGGAACTGGTCCAGACCCATGCTTCCCATCATTCCGGTCGGGTGGGCCCGGCCGTTGCTCGGCGCATCCACCAGCGGAATTCCCGTGAGTGCGGAAAGAATCCAACCGTTGGAGGTGGAAACTCCTCCATTCTCACAACTGGTAAGGCCCGAAATTTTCGTTCCGCTGAAATTTTCAAAATTATGTAAGGCCGTTTTCCAGTGTTCCGCCGTCACGCAGATATCTTTTGCCGAGGGCGCCCCCACCATCGAAACATTGACGATCGTTTCGTCCGGAGACAGCTCCCCGGGCTTCAGCAGCTTTAAACGGTCCGTATGGTGAAAGGCTTCGTCCAGCGCATCCAGTCCCAGCCGGATGCTTCCTCCGCCTCCGCCGCCCAGCAGCAGCCCTCCGTAAAGCGCCTGAAGGCAAAGCTCTTTTGTCAGTTCCGTCATTTGAATTCCTCCGCTTGTTTCATCCCTGCCGAAAGCCGTCTCTCTTGACAAAAAGGAGTGGCTTTCAGCCGTTCATCTGTTTCCGGACGGATTCAAAACAGGCAAAGGTTCCCTCGGCCAGGACCGGGTCGATCACGGGGATGCCGGTCGCCCTCTCAATCTCCTTTGCGATGCCGATCGTGGTCAGTCCGGTGCAGGCAAGCGCGATCACTTCCGCGCCCAGATTCTTCATCTCCCTGGCTTTTCTGATGCAGTTCGCCTTTCCCTCCGGCGTCATCAGGTCCAGCGTGCTGTTCACGCCCTCCGGCCTCGCGACCGCGACGATCCGATCCGGAACCATGCGCAGATAAGCCTTGGGAGCGTAATCCGTTATTCCGAGAACGGCGATTTTCCGCCCGTATTTCATGGCGAGGGCGGCCGTGGTCTCCCCTCCGCCCGTCACCGGGATTCCCGGAAGCGCGCGGCGGATTTCCTCCACTCCGGGATCGTCCGCGCAGCTGACGACGATCATGTCCACGCCCGCAAACGACTTCGCCGTCTCCACGATTTTGGGAACCGCGATCTGTTCCAGCTCGTGGCTGTGAATTCCTTCCCACTGATCCGGAATGCATTTGGAAACGCATCGGATTCCGGGGAAATGCTCTTCGATGATTTTTCCGTGCAGCCCGACAAAGTCCGGGTCGTCGGATGTCAGGACCCGGATCACGCCGACTTGAAATTCTTTCATTGCCGATTCCTCCCGGCGTTTGCCATCATACGGCAAACGAGCCTTTGTCAATGATCAGGGTATCGTCGAAATACAGGGTGGGGTTCAGGATGATCCCATCCATATGGCAGTCCGCCTTGTTGGTCCCGCCGAAGGACGTATTGGTCCCGAACGCGATATGCACGGTCCCGTAAACCTTCTCATCCTCAAGAATCACGCCGTTGAGAACCGCCGCCCGATTCGTCCCGATTCCGAGTTCTCCCACCGTCGCGTTCCGTTCGTTTTCCAGCAAGATATTCAGCATTTCGCTCTTGTCGCCCGTAATCTCCCGCAGCTTTCCGTCCCGGATCACCACATGAAGGGGCGAATCCAGCTTTCCGATTCCGACCATGGAACCGTCGATCACCATTTCCCCGTTGACTCCGTTTTCCAGCGGCGCAATGTACGCCTCTCCCGACGGGAGATTGCCGCACTGGCCGGGGAGCCTATAAACGCCGGGGCTCGGAATCCCATTGCGCCCTTCCAGATTCAGGGTCAGAACGCAGCCGTCCTTTTCGATCCGCGCCGTCCTGCATTTTGTCAGCAGCTCCGTGATTTTCGCCGTCAGCTTTTCTACTTCTCCGTAATCCGCGGTCATGGCGCCCGCCCCGAACATTTCCTCCGTAATGCCCGGCATGGTGGCCACGCGGGTCCCGGCCTTCGCGGCGTTGATCCGCGCGTTCGTGTGGGTCAGCGACTTGGCGGTGGGGCAGACGACGATATCCGCGGCCTTCATGGCCTCTGCGACGACCCTGGGCGGCTCTTCCCCGTTCAGACTGCGTTCCTTCATCACCGTCATGACCGCCTCGCAGCCCAAAGCCCGGGCGCCCTCGTAAAGCGCCCGGGCGATTTTGACCCTTGTATCGTCCGTGACAATATAAACCTCTTCCCCCGGCTTCGCATCCAGACAGGAAGCCAGGATTCTTTTGGAAGTTTCCGTTAAATCCATGTTTTCCCTCCTATTCCACGTCCGTCAGTTCGGAAATCACTCTCGCCAGCAGGGTCCTCGGGAGCACAACCAGCTTCCCGGTCTCTCTGGCAAACATGTTTTTCATCTTCTGCGTAAAGCCGATGCAGTCCAGGACCACCAGGTCTGCATCCATTTTTCTGATTTCCTTCGCGGCTCTTTCAAGGTCTTCCCACGAACCGTAAGGGGATGCCGGCACCACCTTTACCGTATTCACAAAATCGGACCATTTCTTTTCGCACTGTTCCACCTGAAGCGGCGACGGGGTTACCGTGACAACATTGGAATTCTTGGTCAGAAGGGGCACGACCCGGTTCAGGATATTGCACGGATAAACAAGCGGGACATTGGAGGTGAGGCTGCCGGGAAAATCGCCGGTGCAGAAAAACATGATGAGCCTCACGCCCTCCGTTTCCAGTTCATGGATGCAGTTTTGGAGTCTCGGGAGAATGTACCGTTCGGCAAACGTCACGGAGGAACCGTCCGTAAGCCTGGAAACCAGCACGTAATCCCCCTGTTCCGGCTTGAACTCCGCGATCTGTCCCGTCGTGAGGCCGTCAAGCCCTCCCCTTTGAAGCAGTTCGATCTTTCCGTCGAAAATATCCATAATATCGGCCGTGACGTCCACCCGTGGCGCCTGACCGATCGTAATCGCGCCTATTTTCATGGCAGATTCTCCCTTCCCTGAGTTTATTCCGTTTTTCCCAAAGTCATCAGATGATTCATCGGCCCGTACAGCTTCTGGAGCAGCGCATATTCGTCTTCGTCATAAAACTTCAGGTCCCCCGCGCCATAGGATTTGGCGACTTCCAGCATAAAGCGGGAAGCCTCTTCCACGTCCGAAAAATGGCTTGCACCCGTAGCACAGCCCGGAACCATGGTCTCCGTCGTGACGGCTACGCCCACAACCGGGGCGTCGGTCGCCGTAGCAGGCTGAAGAATGCTGTTCAGATGAAACACATTATTTCCATAGGGGGTGATATCCTGAGTTGCCAGAGGGAACACATAAGGCAGACGCCCCGTTGTAATCTGCATTTTTTCCAGCAGATCCTCCGAAGTGCGCAGAATGTATCCTCCCTTTACGGTCGGGGAAATGGCGAATCCCCTCGTGTTGATCACGCGGTTCCCTTTTGTAGTGTCCACCGACAGGATCGCGTCCAGTTCGGGGGAAACCTCTTCCCTGTTGACCTGAGCCATTTCGACCGGAGACCCCATGAACGGAACCGGTTTGTGCGGCTGTGTCGGGGCGTGAGGACAGATCTGAGTGGAAACGAAGACGTCGCCTTCCAGAACATCCCCTTTCTTCCGCATATCCAAAAGCTTCGCGGCAACGGTGATCGCGGCCAGCGCGCCGTCCCCGTCGGATACAAATCCGATCACATCGGGCCGCGCGCCGATTCCGCCCAGACGGCCCAGGATCCCGATCGTGGGCGCGCTGCCGCCCGAGGCCTTCCCTCTGGAGCCGGGAATCCTGACCTTGACCATATCGGTGCTTCCGCTGGGGCCTTTCAGCTCGTAGACTTCAATATTCGCATCCGGCTGGATGCCTCTTAAGTAAGTTTCCACATCTTTTCCGGTAACGGTGCTGCTGTCCAGAACATCAAACGCTTCCATCAGTTGCTTTAATAACATTCATTTTACCTCCATCGCTTTCAATATGTTAATAAAAATCAGAATTATTGCACGCAGTCCACCAGTTTGGCGGCCGCGTCACGGAGCATCTGGTAAAAACCGGCTTCATCGGACATGGTTTTGCGTTTGCCGTTTTCAATGATTTCAACCAGTTCTTTCAGACTGCTGTTTTCAGGGTCGTCCGCCAGCATCAGTTTGCAGAGGCGCTCCGCCGCCTCGATCATCCTCAAGGGCCCGTAAATCCTGGGCTCTCCTTCCAAACCGGCCGCGCCGGCTACCAGATATGCCAGAAGTTCAAACGATTCGTTTCGGATCATTGTTTCTCCTCCCAGGCATTCCTGTGCAGGATCTCGTCCAGAGGCCTCAGGCGGCGGGGGCGGGGACTGTCTTCCGGAAAGCCGACGGAAATCAACAGCTCCATCCGGTAATACCCCGGAAGCTTTAACAGCTTTTTCACGGCGTCCGGGTTGTAGGACTTGATCGCGCACGTGCCGAGTCCCAGCTCCACCGCCTTCAGCATGATGTTTTCAGCGGCCATGGACGCGTCCATGATGCACCCGTATGCCTCCGAATTCGGAGAGCCGTGTTCCAGAGCGTAGTTCATGTCCGAGCAGACCGCGATCAGGACGGGAGGCTTCCCGCTGAGCCCCGGACTGAACAGTTCCACCTTCCGGACCAGCTCC
This window contains:
- a CDS encoding SDR family NAD(P)-dependent oxidoreductase, with the translated sequence MEQLLQGKIAVITGASRGIGKGIAMKFAQEGAVTVLVGRRLFALREVQSEIQAAGGKASCIAADVTIDSQVTDLAGAVIKEYGRIDILINNAGISKEMPLLEMPVEIFDEIMTANLRSVMLVTKAFLPAMVRQKYGNIINIGSGAALRGLPGSTAYSVSKAGVVCLTQALGDEVRPLGIRVNVICPGPVDTELFQKSAKREYILKAGGDVFRTETVANGALFLASDLSKGMNSQILTLRGFNRW
- a CDS encoding ribokinase — its product is MLRKPNILVVGSFMTDLIASAPRVPELGETVVGTSFQIAPGGKGANQAVQCARLCANVTIAGCVGDDAFGKKMLNTVRESGVDISHVKVSRGHSSGVGNIQLEVSENRTQNRILVVPGANYDLTPDDLSWLENSIGSYDLVMLQLELTMEVTKFVAACAHTAGVPVMLNPAPATPLDSGLLSCITYLSPNEYEAASLSGLPLHTDGSGINREDLNKVISKLRSRGISNVIITLGNNGAVSADATGIQYTPCVDLLDVKDPTAAGDSFVAAFCTGITAGLSSREALDFASHTAAITVSRMGALPSLPTLSDVQDLMIRNGFAKFDPLLLNALK
- a CDS encoding KpsF/GutQ family sugar-phosphate isomerase, producing the protein MLKETSKQAIEQFLASAQKEFTTFCVGLSASSYEKAAEIILDAQKRGGRIHITGIGKPGHVSSYMASLFSSTGNPCYFLDGTEAVHGSCGQLVAGDVVICISNSGETPEMKATATAIRNNGCKLIAVTGNPSSWLGTFCDTCLSAGVNTEGGPLNRAPRNSILAETLTLQALSVALQTERGWTPVEYVRCHPGGKLGQLRKNET
- a CDS encoding RbsD/FucU family protein, which encodes MKLKELLLMLTGDCIHPELMRVLSLLGHGDKVLIADGNYPLASKTGEAEKVWLGLKPGLPSTIDVLETLQSIINIEKAEVMDPGDGSSPKIFDEFQKRLGNMELCKLKRFPFYDACCEPSLRLAISTGEKRTFANILITVGVA
- a CDS encoding S-methyl thiohydantoin desulfurase domain-containing protein; amino-acid sequence: MTELTKELCLQALYGGLLLGGGGGGSIRLGLDALDEAFHHTDRLKLLKPGELSPDETIVNVSMVGAPSAKDICVTAEHWKTALHNFENFSGTKISGLTSCENGGVSTSNGWILSALTGIPLVDAPSNGRAHPTGMMGSMGLDQFPDYVTVQSACGGKGEKYVETVARGSLPAASHLIRQTAVASGGMCCVLRNPVSAQYAETHAAVGAIAQALEIGRGFLEHSGDVSGVLSFLADGYDAEAVCAGVTRSYMLRMGGGYDVGSLHVMTGQDDYELTFWNEYMTMEKNGERIGTFPDLLCTLDALTGLPLSSAEIQDGRNVVLLKIPRNRLILGMGMHRENLFREAEKVLGKELISYQKELFS
- a CDS encoding aspartate/glutamate racemase family protein, translated to MKEFQVGVIRVLTSDDPDFVGLHGKIIEEHFPGIRCVSKCIPDQWEGIHSHELEQIAVPKIVETAKSFAGVDMIVVSCADDPGVEEIRRALPGIPVTGGGETTAALAMKYGRKIAVLGITDYAPKAYLRMVPDRIVAVARPEGVNSTLDLMTPEGKANCIRKAREMKNLGAEVIALACTGLTTIGIAKEIERATGIPVIDPVLAEGTFACFESVRKQMNG
- a CDS encoding aminopeptidase, translating into MDLTETSKRILASCLDAKPGEEVYIVTDDTRVKIARALYEGARALGCEAVMTVMKERSLNGEEPPRVVAEAMKAADIVVCPTAKSLTHTNARINAAKAGTRVATMPGITEEMFGAGAMTADYGEVEKLTAKITELLTKCRTARIEKDGCVLTLNLEGRNGIPSPGVYRLPGQCGNLPSGEAYIAPLENGVNGEMVIDGSMVGIGKLDSPLHVVIRDGKLREITGDKSEMLNILLENERNATVGELGIGTNRAAVLNGVILEDEKVYGTVHIAFGTNTSFGGTNKADCHMDGIILNPTLYFDDTLIIDKGSFAV
- a CDS encoding AroM family protein, with the protein product MKIGAITIGQAPRVDVTADIMDIFDGKIELLQRGGLDGLTTGQIAEFKPEQGDYVLVSRLTDGSSVTFAERYILPRLQNCIHELETEGVRLIMFFCTGDFPGSLTSNVPLVYPCNILNRVVPLLTKNSNVVTVTPSPLQVEQCEKKWSDFVNTVKVVPASPYGSWEDLERAAKEIRKMDADLVVLDCIGFTQKMKNMFARETGKLVVLPRTLLARVISELTDVE
- a CDS encoding DUF1177 domain-containing protein, which codes for MLLKQLMEAFDVLDSSTVTGKDVETYLRGIQPDANIEVYELKGPSGSTDMVKVRIPGSRGKASGGSAPTIGILGRLGGIGARPDVIGFVSDGDGALAAITVAAKLLDMRKKGDVLEGDVFVSTQICPHAPTQPHKPVPFMGSPVEMAQVNREEVSPELDAILSVDTTKGNRVINTRGFAISPTVKGGYILRTSEDLLEKMQITTGRLPYVFPLATQDITPYGNNVFHLNSILQPATATDAPVVGVAVTTETMVPGCATGASHFSDVEEASRFMLEVAKSYGAGDLKFYDEDEYALLQKLYGPMNHLMTLGKTE
- a CDS encoding DUF6092 family protein; translation: MIRNESFELLAYLVAGAAGLEGEPRIYGPLRMIEAAERLCKLMLADDPENSSLKELVEIIENGKRKTMSDEAGFYQMLRDAAAKLVDCVQ
- a CDS encoding nitroreductase family protein, which gives rise to MELSEAIQKRRSIRGFSPKPVPEELLLQLVKAGALAPSASNLQAWQFFLLTDPELVRKVELFSPGLSGKPPVLIAVCSDMNYALEHGSPNSEAYGCIMDASMAAENIMLKAVELGLGTCAIKSYNPDAVKKLLKLPGYYRMELLISVGFPEDSPRPRRLRPLDEILHRNAWEEKQ